In Feifania hominis, the following are encoded in one genomic region:
- the mraZ gene encoding division/cell wall cluster transcriptional repressor MraZ, with the protein MLIGQYKHNVDLKGRLIMPQKFRDDLGETYIVTRGLDSCLFVYPMKEWEVLAERIKALPMAKGRELQRFFFANAEEVVTDAQGRMLIPANLRQYAGLKKEAVVIGSLTRVEIWDRQSWENACENLTGSAVEEAMIELGF; encoded by the coding sequence GTGCTGATCGGTCAATACAAGCACAATGTCGATCTCAAGGGCCGGCTCATCATGCCGCAGAAATTCCGCGACGACCTGGGGGAGACATACATCGTCACCCGGGGGCTCGACAGCTGCCTGTTCGTCTACCCCATGAAAGAGTGGGAAGTGCTCGCCGAGCGCATCAAGGCTCTGCCCATGGCCAAGGGGCGCGAGCTGCAGCGGTTCTTCTTCGCCAACGCCGAAGAGGTGGTGACCGACGCGCAGGGCCGTATGCTGATTCCGGCAAATCTTCGCCAGTATGCGGGGCTCAAAAAAGAGGCGGTCGTCATCGGTTCGCTCACCCGGGTCGAGATCTGGGACCGCCAGAGCTGGGAAAACGCCTGTGAGAATCTCACCGGTAGCGCTGTGGAAGAGGCCATGATCGAACTTGGATTTTAA
- a CDS encoding penicillin-binding transpeptidase domain-containing protein, translating into MNKGLSKKIVQRMLLIVVCFAVLGLIPIVAKLFHIQIIQNEFYQKKAIDQQTRDTEISPKRGTIYDRNMKKLAVSASVETVLLNPKAVKDDEQANLIADGMAEILGVDREKVYKQTQANNYYEIIKKKVEKETADQVRTFLSENKIKCITLAEDSKRYYPYGNFASHILGFTDTDGRGLEGVEAYYNDILEGTPGRVITAKNAKNTDMPFKYEKYIDAQNGANLVLTIDEVMQHFLEKHLATAVADYKVQNKACGIIMDIHSGEILAMATMPDYDPNNPREITDEALKAELEALEGEEYTKRQSEIWQGIWRNKAISDNYEPGSAFKLITSAMALEEGTQSEQDTFYCPGYHKVGGRTIRCWKRAGHGAETFEKGLQNSCNPVFMLVGEKLGAETFQKYIKAFGLREKTGIDLYGEESGVWFRDSDFGIVSLAVASFGQTFKITPIQMVTAVAAIGNGGNLVVPHVAKEIVDDDGNVLDTFPTEVRRQVISEETSQRVISMAEKVVSIGTGKNARVTGYQIAGKTATSEKIDQKNEEGIVDKRIASFVAIAPADDPQIVVFVMLDEPDMPTNMQGGGAIAAPTVSKILADVLPYMNIAPQYTEEELAKLEVKVPNVTGLTVAEAKTAVTDIGCTVSVNGSGETVISQMPKEGQKLTKGGRVILYTEETDVKLVEVPNLVGKSMPAARKALSGVGLNISAQGKDSDSAEATVTKQYVEAGTMVEAGSIVAVDYKFDTGTE; encoded by the coding sequence ATGAACAAAGGTCTTTCCAAAAAAATTGTGCAGCGCATGCTGCTCATCGTGGTGTGTTTTGCCGTCCTGGGGCTGATTCCAATTGTGGCGAAGCTCTTTCACATTCAGATCATTCAAAACGAGTTCTACCAGAAAAAGGCGATTGACCAGCAGACGCGGGACACCGAGATCAGCCCGAAGCGCGGCACGATCTATGATCGCAACATGAAAAAACTCGCCGTGAGCGCGTCGGTCGAGACGGTGCTCTTGAATCCTAAGGCGGTCAAAGACGACGAACAGGCAAATCTCATCGCCGACGGAATGGCCGAGATCCTCGGGGTGGACCGCGAGAAGGTCTACAAGCAGACCCAGGCGAACAACTACTATGAGATTATCAAGAAGAAAGTGGAAAAGGAGACCGCCGACCAGGTTCGGACTTTTCTCAGCGAGAACAAGATCAAGTGCATCACCCTCGCCGAGGACAGCAAGCGCTACTATCCCTACGGCAACTTCGCAAGCCACATCCTCGGCTTTACCGACACCGACGGACGCGGCCTCGAGGGGGTCGAGGCCTATTACAACGACATTCTGGAGGGGACGCCCGGGCGCGTCATCACAGCAAAAAACGCAAAAAACACCGATATGCCCTTTAAATATGAAAAGTATATCGACGCGCAAAATGGCGCGAATCTCGTGCTGACCATCGACGAGGTCATGCAGCACTTCCTCGAGAAGCATCTTGCAACGGCCGTTGCCGACTACAAGGTGCAGAACAAGGCCTGCGGCATCATCATGGACATTCACAGCGGTGAAATTCTCGCGATGGCGACCATGCCGGACTACGATCCGAACAACCCGCGTGAGATCACCGACGAGGCGCTCAAGGCTGAGCTCGAAGCGCTCGAGGGGGAGGAGTATACCAAGCGCCAGAGCGAGATCTGGCAGGGAATCTGGCGCAACAAGGCCATCTCAGACAACTATGAGCCGGGCTCGGCGTTCAAGCTCATCACCAGCGCCATGGCGCTGGAGGAGGGCACCCAGTCCGAACAGGACACGTTTTACTGCCCGGGTTACCACAAGGTCGGCGGGCGAACCATCCGCTGCTGGAAGCGTGCGGGACACGGGGCCGAGACCTTTGAAAAGGGACTTCAGAATTCCTGCAACCCGGTGTTCATGCTGGTGGGGGAGAAGCTCGGCGCCGAGACTTTCCAGAAGTACATCAAGGCGTTTGGACTGCGTGAGAAGACCGGGATCGACCTCTACGGCGAGGAGTCCGGCGTATGGTTTCGCGACAGTGACTTCGGCATTGTCAGCCTCGCTGTCGCCTCCTTTGGCCAGACCTTTAAAATCACCCCCATCCAGATGGTGACGGCGGTCGCCGCCATCGGCAACGGCGGAAATCTCGTGGTGCCCCATGTGGCGAAGGAGATCGTCGACGACGACGGCAATGTGCTCGACACATTCCCGACCGAAGTGCGCCGCCAGGTCATCTCGGAGGAGACCTCGCAGCGCGTCATTTCCATGGCGGAGAAAGTCGTCTCGATCGGCACCGGCAAGAACGCCCGCGTGACGGGTTATCAGATTGCGGGCAAGACCGCGACCTCGGAGAAGATCGACCAGAAAAACGAGGAGGGTATCGTCGACAAGAGAATCGCGTCCTTTGTCGCCATCGCCCCGGCGGACGACCCACAGATTGTGGTGTTCGTCATGCTCGACGAGCCGGATATGCCGACCAACATGCAGGGCGGCGGCGCGATTGCGGCGCCCACGGTCTCGAAAATTCTCGCCGACGTGCTGCCCTATATGAACATCGCCCCGCAGTACACCGAGGAGGAACTTGCAAAACTCGAGGTGAAAGTGCCGAATGTGACAGGTCTCACGGTAGCGGAGGCCAAAACTGCCGTCACCGACATCGGCTGTACGGTCAGCGTCAACGGAAGCGGTGAAACCGTGATTTCCCAGATGCCGAAAGAGGGACAGAAACTGACAAAAGGCGGACGGGTAATCCTGTATACTGAAGAGACCGACGTCAAGCTCGTGGAGGTGCCAAACCTTGTGGGCAAGAGCATGCCGGCGGCGAGAAAGGCGCTCTCGGGCGTGGGGCTGAACATCAGCGCCCAGGGCAAGGATTCCGACAGCGCCGAGGCAACGGTGACCAAACAGTATGTTGAGGCCGGTACCATGGTTGAGGCGGGCAGCATCGTGGCCGTCGACTATAAATTTGACACGGGAACAGAGTGA
- the rsmH gene encoding 16S rRNA (cytosine(1402)-N(4))-methyltransferase RsmH: MELTHRPVLLDECINALNIRPDGIYVDGTLGGGGHAREVLGRLTTGRLIGIDQDDYAVARAGERLACFGERLNIVHDNFKNIRPILSRLGIRGVDGVLLDLGVSSFQFDDGARGFSYQHDARLDMRMSKENPLTAYDVVNTYSQQELTRVLRDYGEEKFAPRIARKICESRQTKPVETTFELVELIKAGIPAAARREGGHPAKRSFQALRVEVNNELGILEQSIRDIVEVLNPGGRICIITFQSLEDRIVSGTYKKLATGCTCPPDFPVCVCGKSPVVRIITKKPILPGERELGENNRSHSARLRVAEKMKGEEGTVCRT; the protein is encoded by the coding sequence GTGGAACTGACCCATCGTCCGGTTCTGCTCGACGAGTGCATCAACGCGCTGAACATCCGCCCCGACGGGATCTATGTCGACGGAACGCTCGGCGGCGGTGGACATGCCCGGGAGGTGCTCGGGCGTCTGACCACCGGTCGGCTGATCGGCATCGACCAGGACGACTACGCCGTCGCGCGGGCAGGTGAGAGACTGGCCTGCTTTGGTGAACGGTTGAACATTGTGCACGACAACTTCAAAAACATCAGACCGATTCTCTCGCGCCTCGGCATCCGGGGTGTCGACGGCGTGCTTCTCGATCTCGGCGTGTCCTCCTTTCAATTTGACGACGGCGCGCGGGGTTTTTCCTACCAGCACGATGCGCGCCTCGATATGCGCATGTCGAAGGAGAATCCGCTCACGGCTTACGACGTGGTAAACACCTATTCCCAGCAGGAGCTCACCAGAGTGCTGCGCGACTATGGCGAGGAGAAATTTGCCCCGCGCATTGCCCGAAAAATCTGTGAGAGCCGTCAGACAAAGCCGGTTGAGACGACTTTTGAGCTCGTGGAGTTGATCAAGGCGGGCATCCCCGCGGCGGCGCGCCGCGAGGGCGGACACCCGGCCAAGCGCAGCTTTCAGGCGCTTCGCGTGGAGGTCAACAACGAGCTCGGCATTCTGGAACAGAGCATCCGCGACATTGTGGAAGTACTCAATCCCGGCGGACGCATCTGCATCATCACGTTTCAGTCGCTGGAGGATCGAATCGTCAGCGGAACCTACAAAAAACTCGCCACCGGCTGTACCTGCCCGCCGGACTTTCCGGTGTGTGTGTGCGGGAAGAGCCCGGTTGTCAGAATCATCACCAAAAAGCCCATTCTGCCGGGCGAAAGGGAACTCGGCGAGAACAACCGCAGCCACTCGGCCCGGCTTCGCGTTGCCGAAAAAATGAAAGGAGAGGAGGGGACCGTATGCAGAACGTAA
- the rsmD gene encoding 16S rRNA (guanine(966)-N(2))-methyltransferase RsmD, which translates to MRVITGTARGIRLTTPPGLDTRPTIDRVKEAVFSKIQFEIEGRDVLDLFAGSGQMGIEALSRGARHCDFCDLDQRACDCIRDNLLRTDLEQSGEIYAIDYLRMLSFAQRTRRYGLVFLDPPYQQDDLERSLEHLANGDILTDDAVVVCECGLEKELPETAGCLVKGKSARYGKVRIEVYRRETR; encoded by the coding sequence ATGAGAGTAATTACCGGCACGGCCCGGGGCATCCGTCTGACGACACCGCCCGGCCTTGACACAAGACCCACCATCGACCGCGTCAAGGAGGCGGTCTTCAGCAAGATACAATTTGAAATCGAGGGGCGCGACGTGCTCGATCTGTTTGCCGGAAGCGGCCAGATGGGCATTGAGGCGCTCAGCCGCGGCGCGCGGCACTGCGATTTCTGCGATCTGGACCAGCGCGCCTGCGACTGCATTCGGGACAACCTTCTGCGCACCGACCTGGAGCAGAGCGGCGAGATCTATGCCATCGACTATCTGCGTATGCTCTCCTTTGCACAGCGGACGAGGCGCTACGGGCTCGTCTTTCTCGATCCGCCCTATCAGCAGGATGATCTCGAGCGGTCGCTTGAGCATCTGGCAAACGGGGACATTCTGACCGACGACGCGGTGGTCGTGTGCGAGTGCGGGCTTGAAAAAGAGCTGCCCGAGACGGCCGGCTGCCTTGTCAAGGGCAAGAGCGCGCGCTACGGCAAGGTCAGAATCGAAGTCTATCGAAGAGAGACAAGGTGA
- a CDS encoding HrpE/YscL family type III secretion apparatus protein translates to MNTQDCIERLEDVIDEAWNLPLSNGKCVVDAETIRELVREVRDSLPGELEQAMKIVKDRNDIITTARHEAEVIVKNAQEKARALVSRDEIVLEARKQGNELLASAKKQAADIVNLANEQASALVADTNRHVSDLMSETNEKVREMKQMANDYADDMMRKMSEVLGAALTDVRQTYQTFKNNRL, encoded by the coding sequence ATGAATACACAGGATTGTATTGAACGCTTGGAAGATGTCATTGATGAGGCCTGGAATCTGCCGCTGTCAAACGGCAAGTGCGTGGTGGACGCCGAGACCATCCGGGAGCTGGTGCGCGAAGTGCGCGACAGTCTGCCGGGCGAGCTTGAGCAGGCGATGAAGATCGTCAAGGATCGAAACGACATCATCACCACGGCCCGCCATGAGGCCGAGGTCATTGTCAAAAACGCGCAGGAGAAAGCGAGAGCTCTGGTCAGCCGGGATGAGATCGTGCTCGAGGCGCGCAAGCAGGGAAATGAGCTTCTCGCCTCGGCGAAGAAGCAGGCGGCCGACATCGTCAATCTCGCCAACGAGCAGGCGAGCGCGTTGGTTGCCGACACCAACCGCCATGTGAGCGATCTGATGAGCGAGACCAACGAAAAAGTCCGCGAGATGAAACAGATGGCAAACGACTATGCCGACGATATGATGCGCAAGATGAGCGAGGTGCTGGGCGCCGCGCTGACCGACGTGCGTCAGACCTATCAGACCTTTAAAAACAACAGACTGTAA
- the coaD gene encoding pantetheine-phosphate adenylyltransferase, translated as MKTAVCPGSYDPVTIGHMDVIRRTAGLFDRVVVTVLVNREKTPRFSLEERVAMLEKCVAGIPGVSVDVYEGLLADYVQKIGAAAVVKGVRDFMDYAMETRMAQINRKIGAQPVETLLLPARAELLHVSSSTVWQIARAGGEIKDYIPPQIWVEIEKRLAETEESK; from the coding sequence ATGAAAACAGCTGTCTGTCCCGGCAGTTACGACCCGGTGACCATCGGCCACATGGATGTGATCCGCCGCACGGCCGGTCTGTTTGACCGGGTGGTGGTGACGGTGCTTGTAAACAGAGAAAAGACGCCGCGCTTCTCGCTCGAAGAGCGCGTCGCCATGCTCGAGAAGTGCGTGGCGGGGATCCCCGGCGTGTCGGTCGACGTCTACGAGGGACTGCTCGCGGACTATGTGCAGAAAATCGGAGCGGCCGCCGTGGTCAAGGGAGTGCGCGACTTCATGGACTACGCCATGGAGACGAGAATGGCGCAGATCAACCGCAAAATCGGCGCGCAGCCGGTTGAGACTCTGCTGCTGCCCGCGCGGGCGGAGCTTCTCCACGTCAGCTCCAGCACCGTGTGGCAGATTGCGCGCGCCGGCGGTGAAATCAAAGATTATATCCCGCCGCAGATATGGGTAGAAATAGAGAAACGCCTTGCCGAAACGGAGGAGAGTAAATGA